The Montipora foliosa isolate CH-2021 chromosome 1, ASM3666993v2, whole genome shotgun sequence genome has a window encoding:
- the LOC137991099 gene encoding beta-1 adrenergic receptor-like yields MSLLGLYPCENVTAPTYLSFSSASTAILLGIVTTVGNFLVVMAVLLDPNKDLRSPFSVFVANLGLADLVVGLIVSPMAAVYLISEGLNDTKLNQANKQFRIWRHIPYFISCTASLLSLTALALDRYIAITYPLHYRSKLSPVRAFTISCLIWIVSVLLTLIYFLVGYDNFRFVFANTAVVVAFAVLIFTNVKIFKFLRREVRHWDSLHDSSEENAVKKQAVKREKKITKTLVIILALFSAFYVPSWVCVYIINFCATCDCIFIHWVRDIQFILVIANSGVNPFVYAWRLENFRKAFKSILTCRAFSQRLRAINFPL; encoded by the coding sequence ATGTCCCTTCTGGGCTTGTATCCATGTGAGAACGTGACAGCTCCAACTTATTTGTCATTTTCGTCGGCTTCGACGGCAATATTATTAGGAATTGTCACCACAGTTGGAAACTTTTTGGTGGTAATGGCCGTGTTGCTTGATCCCAACAAAGACCTTCGCTCGCCGTTCAGCGTCTTCGTGGCCAATCTGGGACTCGCAGACCTAGTCGTGGGGCTTATCGTCTCTCCGATGGCAGCCGTATACTTAATCTCTGAAGGACTGAACGATACCAAGTTGAACCAGGCAAACAAGCAGTTCCGTATCTGGAGGCATATACcatattttatttcttgtacTGCGTCGCTTCTCAGCCTTACAGCCCTGGCGTTGGACCGTTACATTGCAATCACCTACCCTCTGCATTACAGATCCAAACTGAGCCCTGTTAGAGCTTTCACGATCTCGTGTCTTATTTGGATTGTCTCGGTCCTACTGACTTTAATCTACTTCCTAGTTGGCTACGATAATTTCAGGTTTGTCTTTGCCAACACGGCTGTAGTGGTTGCCTTTGCGGTGCTGATTTTTACCAACGTgaaaattttcaagtttttgcgACGCGAAGTCCGTCATTGGGACAGTCTCCATGACAGCTCAGAGGAGAACGCTGTCAAGAAGCAAGCagtaaagagagagaaaaagatTACAAAGACATTAGTGATCATACTGGCATTATTTTCAGCTTTCTATGTCCCTTCGTGGGTATGTGTTTACATCATTAACTTTTGCGCCACTTGTGATTGTATCTTTATTCACTGGGTGAGAGACATCCAGTTCATTCTCGTAATAGCCAATTCAGGCGTAAATCCATTTGTATATGCATGGAGATTAGAAAATTTCCGCAAGGCTTTTAAGAGTATCTTGACATGCCGCGCATTTTCACAGCGACTTAGGGCAATCAATTTTCCGCTTTGA
- the LOC137975397 gene encoding beta-1 adrenergic receptor-like, translated as MSLLGLYPCENVTAPTYLSFSSASTAILLGIVTTVGNFLVVMAVFLDPNKDLRSPFSVFVANLGLADLVVGLIVSPMAAVYLISEGLNDTKLNQANKQFRIWRHMPYFISCTASLLSLTALALDRYIAITYPLHYRSKLSPVRAFTISCLIWIVSVLLTLIYFLVGYDNFRFVFANTAVAVAFAVLIFTNVKIFKFLRREVRHWDSLHDSSEENAVKKQAVKREKKITKTLVIILALFSAFYVPSWVCVYIINFCATCDCIFIHWVRDIQFILVIANSGVNPFLYAWRLENFRKAFKSILTCRAFSQRLRAINFPL; from the coding sequence ATGTCCCTTCTGGGCTTGTATCCATGTGAGAACGTGACAGCTCCAACTTATTTGTCATTTTCGTCGGCTTCGACGGCAATATTATTAGGAATTGTCACCACAGTTGGAAACTTTTTGGTGGTAATGGCCGTGTTCCTTGATCCCAACAAAGACCTTCGCTCGCCGTTCAGCGTCTTCGTGGCCAATCTGGGACTCGCAGACCTAGTCGTGGGGCTTATCGTCTCTCCGATGGCAGCCGTATACTTAATCTCTGAAGGACTGAACGATACCAAGTTGAACCAGGCAAACAAGCAGTTCCGTATCTGGAGGCATATGCcatattttatttcttgtacTGCGTCGCTTCTCAGCCTTACAGCCCTGGCGTTGGACCGTTACATTGCAATCACCTACCCTCTGCATTACAGATCCAAACTGAGCCCTGTTAGAGCTTTCACGATCTCGTGTCTTATTTGGATTGTCTCGGTCCTACTGACTTTAATCTACTTCCTAGTTGGCTACGATAATTTCAGGTTTGTCTTTGCCAACACGGCTGTAGCGGTTGCCTTTGCGGTGCTGATTTTTACCAACGTgaaaattttcaagtttttgcgACGCGAAGTCCGTCATTGGGACAGTCTCCATGACAGCTCAGAGGAGAACGCTGTCAAGAAGCAAGCagtaaagagagagaaaaagatTACAAAGACATTAGTGATCATACTGGCGTTATTTTCAGCTTTCTATGTCCCTTCGTGGGTGTGTGTTTACATCATTAACTTTTGCGCCACTTGTGATTGTATCTTTATTCACTGGGTAAGAGACATCCAGTTCATTCTCGTAATAGCCAATTCAGGCGTAAATCCATTTTTATATGCATGGAGATTAGAAAATTTCCGCAAGGCTTTTAAGAGTATCTTGACATGCCGCGCATTTTCACAGCGACTTAGGGCAATCAATTTTCCGCTTTGA
- the LOC138010194 gene encoding uncharacterized protein produces MDQNQVKQEMLKVSCDWFELKLNVPTASHMGGIWERQIRTVRTVLCALLEKNGHQMNDEALRTFMCEAEAVVNSRPLKAEGTTSSETAEPLTPNHFLTVKTKVVLPPSGKFTSSDQYSRKWWRRVQHLKNEFWSRRKKEFLLSLQTRQKWTRPRKNLQVNDVVIVKDDDIPRNQWKMGCVIEAQPDQDELVRK; encoded by the coding sequence ATGGACCAAAATCAAGTAAAGCAAGAAATGCTGAAAGTGAGCTGTGACTGGTTCGAGCTCAAACTCAACGTCCCGACTGCCAGTCACATGGGTGGAATTTGGGAGCGCCAAATAAGAACCGTGAGAACTGTGCTTTGCGCTCTACTAGAGAAAAACGGCCATCAAATGAACGATGAAGCTCTACGGACCTTCATGTGCGAAGCGGAGGCAGTAGTTAACAGCCGACCTCTAAAAGCTGAGGGTACCACATCGTCAGAGACAGCGGAACCACTCACTCCTAATCACTTCCTGACTGTGAAAACGAAGGTAGTTTTGCCTCCATCAGGAAAATTCACTTCCTCTGACCAGTATTCAAGAAAATGGTGGCGACGGGTTCAACATTTAAAGAACGAATTCTGGTCACGGAGGAAGAAAGAGTTTCTTCTTTCGTTACAAACCAGACAGAAGTGGACCCGACCAAGGAAAAACCTTCAAGTCAATGACGTCGTGATCGTCAAGGATGATGATATTCCAAGAAATCAGTGGAAGATGGGTTGTGTCATTGAGGCCCAACCAGACCAGGATGAATTGGTACGGAAATGA